In Carassius auratus strain Wakin chromosome 46, ASM336829v1, whole genome shotgun sequence, the following proteins share a genomic window:
- the frmd7 gene encoding FERM domain-containing protein 7, with the protein MNMSRRRKPPGLFKSENTRKPQKDSLLALRVIFLDDSEHVFEMEQRVLGKDFFNVVCGHLKLVESEYFGLEFRHHCGSYVWLELLKPLAKQIKRKNDLTFRFIVKFFPPDPGQLQKELTRYLFALQIKQDLSNGSLTCNDNSAALLVSYLLQAEIGDYVEELDKQHLNNKRYTPNQECLHKKITRFHRRHRGQSPAEADGQLLEVARKLDMYGIRPHAASDGEDMKINLAVTHSGVLVFQGNTKINTFSWANIRKLSFKRKHFLIKLHATIAESDKDTVEFSMSSRDVCKAFWKMCVEYHAFFRLSEEPKGKQKSLLYSKGSCFRYSGRTQKQLLDLAKKSEKNNLPFQRKYCRDYYDTRQCRSSPDLLTDVSKQAYEQQSCGFPHAGSGRRSQSAVEVLVSSELEDSQASSLRPFSSEVDPGPSAQREHRNNRRARCRCCASQRGRLNRRQLVLLYPSQPHACLHPLLPVCPAFPLGHSCAPVLLPCCSHTAHEMLPATTCFLDDALRSSSFSGSVYASPALTHWQRYAGIGWPPVLGAASGFYAPGSFGDRDQEELGHFSDDCSYQSGLPRRSYSQSDVKLLCQPAEFRPLGHYPQLSRREALTRPTFLPLHSARPTDGSRSELSHSDSDPDVVCSFYCPGISRLVRSTPLARMRISSGSLQLDEDERSFSNEGTSSATAVKVKHKS; encoded by the exons ATGAATATGAGCCGCAGAAGAAAGCCACCCGGTCTcttcaaatctgaaaacacacgaaAGCCGCAGAAAGACAGCTTGCTTGCCCTTCGAGTCATCTTTCTGGATGATAGCGAGCATGTTTTTGAAATGGAG cAAAGGGTGCTGGGAAAGGATTTCTTCAATGTAGTATGTGGACACCTAAAACTTGTGGAAAGTGAATATTTTGGGCTTGAATTTCGACATCATTGTGGCAGTTAT gtttGGTTAGAGCTGCTTAAGCCTCTTGCAAAACAGATTAAAA GAAAGAATGATCTGACTTTCCGCTTCATCGTGAAGTTCTTCCCTCCGGACCCAGGACAACTGCAGAAAGAGCTAACCAG GTATCTGTTTGCGCTGCAGATCAAACAGGATCTGTCTAACGGCAGTCTGACGTGTAATGACAACAGCGCCGCTCTGCTGGTCTCCTATCTTCTGCAGG CAGAGATTGGCGACTATGTAGAAGAGCTGGACAAACAGCATCTGAACAACAAGAGGTACACTCCAAACCAAGAGTGCCTCCACAAAAAGATCACGCGCTTCCACAGGAGACACAg AGGTCAATCCCCAGCCGAAGCGGACGGTCAGTTGCTTGAAGTGGCCCGTAAGCTGGACATGTACGGCATCCGGCCTCACGCCGCCAGCGACGGAGAAGACATGAAAATCAATTTAGCCGTCACTCACTCTGGAGTGCTGGTTTTTCAG ggaaatactaaaataaacacGTTCAGCTGGGCCAATATTCGTAAACTCAGCTTCAAGAGAAAACACtttttgatcaaacttcatgcaACAATAGCG GAGTCTGATAAGGACACCGTTGAGTTTTCCATGTCCAGTCGTGATGTCTGCAAGGCCTTCTGGAAGATGTGTGTGGAATACCATGCCTTCTTCCGACTCTCTGAGGAACCGAAGGGCAAGCAGAAATCACTTCTCTACAGCAAGGGATCTTGCTTTAGATACAG TGGAAGAACTCAGAAGCAGCTTTTGGACTTAGCGAAGAAATCTGAGAAGAACAACTTACCTTTTCAGAG GAAGTACTGTAGAGACTACTATGATACACGACAATGCAGATCCTCGCCTGACCTACTGACCGATGTTTCCAAGCAG gcaTACGAGCAGCAGTCGTGTGGGTTTCCTCACGCAGGAAGTGGCCGGCGCAGTCAGTCGGCGGTGGAGGTTCTCGTCTCCTCTGAGCTGGAGGATTCTCAGGCGTCTTCTCTTCGGCCCTTCAGCTCTGAGGTGGACCCAGGGCCCAGTGCACAGCGGGAGCACAGGAACAACCGGAGAGCCCGGTGCAGATGCTGTGCTTCACAGCGCGGCCGCTTGAACAGACGCCAGCTGGTGCTGCTTTACCCAAGCCAGCCTCACGCTTGCCTGCATCCTCTGTTGCCCGTGTGCCCGGCGTTCCCTCTGGGTCACTCCTGCGCTCCGGTCCTGCTCCCGTGCTGCAGCCACACGGCTCATGAGATGCTGCCGGCGACGACATGCTTCCTGGACGATGCCTTGCGCTCTTCTAGCTTCTCTGGATCGGTGTACGCCTCTCCGGCGCTTACACATTGGCAACGGTACGCCGGGATTGGATGGCCTCCGGTGCTCGGAGCAGCATCTGGGTTTTACGCACCGGGAAGCTTTGGAGACCGAGATCAGGAAGAGTTAGGCCACTTCAGTGACGACTGCAGCTACCAATCGGGACTTCCTCGCCGGTCATACAGCCAGTCCGATGTCAAGCTGTTGTGTCAGCCGGCAGAGTTTCGCCCACTGGGTCACTATCCTCAGCTGTCTCGACGGGAAGCCCTTACGCGGCCGACTTTCTTACCACTGCATTCAGCTCGACCGACAGACGGCAGCAGGTCAGAACTGAGCCACAGCGACTCTGATCCGGATGTGGTTTGTTCGTTCTACTGTCCTGGGATCAGCAGACTGGTGCGCTCCACGCCTCTGGCCCGCATGCGCATCTCCTCCGGAAGCTTACAGCTGGACGAAGACGAGCGTTCGTTTAGTAATGAAGGAACATCATCTGCGACAGCTGTTAAAGTCAAACACAAGTCCTGA